The DNA sequence atatatatatatatatatatatatacacatatacatatatatatataaataaataaacaaacaggaaaGCAAGAGCTATATGAATGAAACAGGCAAGtgactgaaggcagaaaaaccAACCACTGCAAGACGACTTTCCTCCATCAGCCTCAGCTTCTCCAGCTTCCGCTCACGTGCAACTCTTCGCATGGAGTCACGCAAATCAAAGGAGAAGGGAGAGAACCGAGTGCAGTTCCTCCTGGACATGTGCCTTGACCTTCAGTCCATGAAAGaaagatcaatgtttttttaaaaaaattaaaaaaatatatatttttaaaaaagggtaGTTTGCTTATCTACTGTGAAGCAGAAGGACTGAAACAGATCACATTGCATCTAGAATTTATACATGGTGATTCAGTACATTCAAGGTCAGgtatacactcactgttcactttattagggacactgtagataactgcatgaatgtgcaggtgtaacCACCCAGTGATGTAGCATCAATCTGTGACATTGCATGGATATTGGTATCAGATGTGTTGGTCtgaacatttcagaaactgctgatctaggATTCTCAAACACCTttaagaggtcagaggaaaaatggccagattggtttgagctgccaggaaggatatagtaactcaagcactctttacaaccgtggtgtgcacaaaagcatctcagcatgcacaacacattcaaccttgaggtggatgggctacaacggaataccacattgggttccactcctgtcagtctcagattcctgttcttggctatcatgggcacggacttaccgaaactggacagttgaagactggaagaCGACCAggtgaattgttttttttttaatcttcaattgtccagtttgggtaagtctgtgcccatgagagcctcagattctttttcttggcagacaggagtggaatctgatgtggtaTTCTGCTGTTGCAGTCTATCCAAACTCTAGAGACTTGTGTGttaaattcccaggagatcagcagtttctgaaactcAAACaacccttctggtaccaacaactatgccacaaTCAATCTAAGTCAGATCACACTTTCTtccttctgatgtttgaagtgaattaactgaagctcttgacctgcatctggaGGATTTATGCACAGTGCTGcttcctgattggctgattagataactgcataaatgagcaggtgtacaggtgttcctaataaagtgaatggtGAGTGTACACGAACTTCTCCCTTTCAATTTGATATTTAAAACGCTTAAGTTTAGACCTCGCCTTggaattatgtttaaaaaaaaaaaaaaaactaggggAAAACTGAGGAAACTTGAGTAAAGTGCAGATGTGAGTGTGACTTAAGCTCTGATGAGAAAGGAAAGGTCTAACCTGAGCTgtggggagggggagggggaggaaaTGTCGTCTGGGCTTCTTCTAGGTGACGATAAAGACGTTGGAGCAGGAGACAGCGGGCGAGTCTGACCTAAAACAACGCGTTAATGTTATCAGATAAAGCAGAACAGTGGAAGAGAACAGAGCTAGAAACAGTAAGTGGTACAGGCTGGCTGATGTACTCATGTCAGAGCTCCCACTCCTCGGTAAAGGGTGGACAGCGGCTACAGAGAGACAGGGCCTGGAGCGCCACTCAAACTTCGGCCTCCAAACTTCACTCGTACCTGCGTGTTCCTTTTCTAAGAACAGCAAAAGCACCAGAAGATattttaacttgtttttttttcccaagttTTTATGCTGTAGTCTCTTTTCGCTTCCAGTTAAAGAGACCAACCTGCAGAGTCTACAGCATTTCCAACATCAAGGCCCGCGGCGTTTTCAGCCATGTTACCTGACATACTTAACCCGCCTCAGCGTCTATTCCAAACGTTAGCGGAAGTACGCCGGGGTTCTTATACTGCGTCAGGCGACATGGCggaccaatcagaccacaccCGTCAAATCAATTAGTCATTTGTGATTGAGCGCTGTAGATTAGCCCCGCCCAACTTTTCAAATATCTCCAATCTTTCCCCTCAGTTGTCCAGTAGGTGGCGGTCTGCACATTCAATTCGTGATCATCCGCCataaatttatagaaaaaagaaaataaaaacttataaATTAACTTATTTATGATTTTCAGGTAAGTAGCAATCAATTATGATTTTCAGGTAAGTTGTAAAACCAGAATTTGATcacttaaaatataataaaacaaaacagtagaGCAGCAGAGGAGTatttaaataagtttaaaaaaaaacaactgtgtaaatatataacaactgtagaaaacacagaaatataGATTTATGTGCAAAATGGGACAGACTATAACCAGTTACACTCATATGCAGGTTATAACAGTGTGCAAAAATGTTGTTGTGCAGCATTGGATTGAACATAATTCTTAAAGTCTTCCAAGAGGTAGTGCAGAAAAGCTGATGTTATGTGCAGAGTTGTTCAGCCTGATGACTGCAGGTAGAAAGGACctgcaaatttatttaaagttaaatacaaaactaaaaactcactcattcattcatctttggtAACCACTTTAGGGTTAGGGTGCTGGTGGATCCAgtgcctatcctgggaacactgggtgtgacatgggaatacaccctgaatgggatgcaaggccattgcagggcaccgtgcacacacacacactcacacacacacacacacacacacacacaatttagagtagccagtccacctactggcatgttttgggaggtgggaagaacaTGCGTAGAAGCTCCACAAAGACAACCCAAGCTTCAGATCAGACCAGAgatctggagctgtgagacagcaaggCTATagtacctgctgcaccaccatttCAACTTTACATTTCATTAGATTGTGGAAttaaaagtacaagaaagaaTCACAAATGAGAGACATAGTggctacacacactgattttggTTATTCATCGTAAATAAGTGCTCTTTTTGCCAGTAAGGAACCAAGGAACGTAAGCAAACATTAACCAATGCTAACTAACAAGAGTGATATAAATTAGCTTGCATGCTAAAAACTAGCAGTCCTGTTTGCAGCAATAGATATTAAGtcacatgtttttatatttaaggcAGAATTTTTAAAGAagagctttttttaattttatgtttttcccCCTACTTTATAGTGTAACACTACGGTTGTAGTTTGTTGTTACCTTGTTAACTGTTTGGAATTGCTAGGAATTTTATTCAACTGCTTGAGATCATCTTGCAAAGAAGTTACCATATTCAAAAGAGTCACCTTCGATGTattaaagtgaagtgaaaaacatgaaGTATTTGAAAACCGTTCATACAATAATGAAGTAGTTGATTCATACAGTAATGAAGTAATATGGCAGAAACCAGAAATGTCAATGTAACCACCATAAACAATAGCTATTCCTGTTCCTCTGAAAGTGTTGATTCTCTGTAGGAACCACATCATTTGCATAGAATGCTCAACTAAGGTTCCTGAGGGTTAGATacagatttacattttatttgtttgatttatttgttttagtggttatttgagttacagtagccttctgttcagcttgaaccagtctggtcattctcatATGACCTCGCTCATCAGCAAAGCATTTTCACCCAAAGAGCTtcagctcactggatgttttttttttttttgtcattcgtgccattttgtgtaaacCCTAAAGACCCTAATttttttcttcgcatatcccagcttgttaggtaATTGGGGTGAgtgcgcagggtcagccatgatgtATGATGTAAATTTAAGCTTCATTTTCTCCACTATTAACTCCCCAGCCATTTTAAATTGCCCAGATCAGTTATGCCCCACTGCAGTAATGATTTATGGCATATAAATTGGATTTTGGATATGACTTACCTGAGAGACTTAAGGCTGCAAATCTTGTCTGGGTCTGGGTGTGTGTACAGGCTGTTCACACTCAGACATCATCATAGAAAGATgcagcacaaacacactgctACAACCCTTCAAGAAAATCCTGTTTTGCTACCACCTGGAAAGGATTTTAGTGCTTTTTTGTTTCCTCTAACACATGCCTCAAATCTCTTTTTGTTGGTGAAGATTTCTGATTTAACAGGCACAGGTTTGATAGTGgttgcaaatattttttttttgttctcacatattttattgacagctgcCAGAATGTAATGTACTTACAAATACTGCAAAAAAGTTTCCTGAATTAAAAATTGGTGGCTCCACCTTTAAGTCCATGAGTAAACATGACTAGTTCATGTGCAACAGCAAGAAATTGCTTTATTGTTGCATATGCTTTGGAGGGAGCTACGTTATCATTATACTTCCTACTTTCGGTGGCACACAATGGCCTGTAAGCGGAACTGCCTATAAACTCAAAACAGGCAGAAATAAACTGCATTGCATACAACAAAGTATTTTTAGGCTCTCTTTATGTAGGACTGCCCATGTGATTAAAAATCCAAGTTTACCAGAAAGATAACACAGGGCTTTATGTGAAATCAATATGAGGAAGGCGATCATGACAGATTTTTCTTCCTTGCAGGTATAAAGAATGAGGAAGTAAAAACCCACACTGCAAACATTCCAATTATACTGAACTCTTACTGTAAGGGAAATGATATGCACACACGCTAGAGACGGACTGACAAAATCTCAGGTAAGAattattatttgtcatttttaaacttaaagTAGCAAGTTAAATTTAACTTACTGTATAGCTGTAAAGAATAGGAGATGATACACGTTTACttcatttaataacatatttatgaCTATTGACTCTAAAAGCCAATACAgaaatttaaatcaaataaataccTGCCATTCAGAATGCTGTACAATGCACTTTAGCTAATAGTTAGAAAcccaggaaaaaaataaatcagatgtTTTTTCCCTGAAATTATACATCACATTAGGTCGCACTGTTTTGTCTCtctatagatagatagcagGGAAGGGTTAAGCTTAAATTTAAGCCTGGTACACAGCATAAAGAAATGGTTTTAGGAATCATTTCACTCTATGTAGCAATGTCAGAAGCTATTTGTTACATAATTTGGTCACTACAGTGCAAAACCATATCAGGATTATAGtatctgtaatataaatgcAGATTAAATGCAAAACACATGATACAAAAACCCATGCTGCATTTAGAACAGAATAAAATTAGATTCTCAGACCACGTCAAAAGCTCTAAGATCCAATTTAGCCAGGTGTTATACAAGATGCAGTGCAATTGAGCCCTCTCTCCAAGCACATTTGACAACCTAAACAGTGCCTGATCTGCTCGACCAGTCTTTAGTTCTTGTGCCCAAACTGTAGTATATAGTCAATAAGACATTTTGAAGATATGAAGATACAAACTGAAAACATATTACTGATGAtaagctgatttgcatattactGGTGATACAGCAGTTGGATTTCACTTACTCACTGGAGACACACTTACACTACAAATGTTAATGCATGTAGTAAAAATACTGACAAGATACAATACAGATACAACATGCAAGAAATGGcaaggtgtaaaaaaaaaaaaaggaagtgctTGCAGAGTACTTCATTTATTAGTTATATTTCGGATGGGTCTTTATAGCACACACTGCAAAatgatatataatgtataatgtcaaATTCCATTTGTATAAAAGATGTTTGCATCACAACAGGGATTTTAGTTTTTGAtctaaaaaatggaaataaaaaaataaacaattaaaacatgttattttacatttacaagctgtttaataactgtaaaaattgtaataatacaaatattgaATTGTATGTTACAACTCAGAGCTATGTACTAGAGATCTATTCATTTTCCAAACATCGATTTAAGGTTTTCACATACTGTATGAGTTTATACATATGCATATCCCTTTCATACATAGCGTCCACATTTATGGCTGTATTTAAATACAAGAAAACATATCACCTCCACTCCagaaagatatgtttggtgcagaaacaagacagcttatcacccaaagaacatcaAACCAACagagaagcatggtggtggcagtatcGTTACgcggctgcttctcttcagctggaactaAGGGTGTAGTCAAGAAGGAAGTAATCATTTGTAGCTCCAAAttccaatctattttggcacaaaaccctcaggcctctgttagacagctgtaGATGAAGAAATATTTCACCTTCCAGAAACAAtcatgacccaaagcacacattcaagtcaacaaaggaatagcttcagaagaagaagaagatcaaagttttggaatggcccaatCAAAGcacagatctaaatcctatcaaaaacctgtggaatgacttgaagcgggccgtgcacaggagatccccttgcAAGCTAATAGAttagtggaataaaattgccaaatcaagatgtgcaaagttggtagactcttaaaaaaaaaagactgagtcctgtattacaaacaaaaggtgcgttaacaaagtattagttagggatgtgcacacttatgcaaccaggttatttttttctttttttcctaaaacatttaatttgtttttcacttgaattttattgATTCTCtagatctgatatgatttatcttggctTCAATGTTTATATCACAAATCCTGCGATTTTAAtagggatgtgtagactttctaTATCCactatatgcatgtatgtatgtataccaTAAAATTTATCATGAAGATATCATTTCAGGAGGTATGGCGATGAAATGGCAGCAAAGAGTATCCACATCTAAAATAACTTCTGAACATCTGCACTGCGCTGAGCACAGCCTGTTGTTTATGTGCGAGTTACCCACCAAGGAGGGACCTCAGGTTGCAAGGGAACAAGAAGCTGTAGAAGTGAAACTCCCAGCCCAGTGCACTGTAGAGCAGCTTCGCCTGGTGCTTTGCATGCGTGTACAGGAGACCAGGAAGTTCCAAGATCCATTTGGGCTTCTCGATCCTGAAAAGTATAGCCTATTGTACACAAAGGGGGAAGatcaatatgaaatttatgATGACTGTCAGGTGCTGAAAACGCTGGATGCACCCTGGTTTCAAAACAATGAGGGATACCAAACAGTCCAGATTACAGTATTGGCAAAGCAGGATAACCCGGAGGAGAGGATGGAATACCAGCAGATTCTAAATGAACTAATCGGTTACGATTTTGACTGTG is a window from the Pangasianodon hypophthalmus isolate fPanHyp1 chromosome 16, fPanHyp1.pri, whole genome shotgun sequence genome containing:
- the sinup gene encoding siaz-interacting nuclear protein isoform X1, translated to MSGNMAENAAGLDVGNAVDSAEKEHAGTSEVWRPKFEWRSRPCLSVAAVHPLPRSGSSDMSQTRPLSPAPTSLSSPRRSPDDISSPSPSPQLRSRHMSRRNCTRFSPFSFDLRDSMRRVARERKLEKLRLMEESRLAVAVTFRANPVRKYKPLVPKQSTRQLTVPRSPFSSGDP
- the sinup gene encoding siaz-interacting nuclear protein isoform X2 gives rise to the protein MSGNMAENAAGLDVGNAVDSAEKEHAGQTRPLSPAPTSLSSPRRSPDDISSPSPSPQLRSRHMSRRNCTRFSPFSFDLRDSMRRVARERKLEKLRLMEESRLAVAVTFRANPVRKYKPLVPKQSTRQLTVPRSPFSSGDP